One region of Cinclus cinclus chromosome 1, bCinCin1.1, whole genome shotgun sequence genomic DNA includes:
- the FASTKD3 gene encoding FAST kinase domain-containing protein 3, mitochondrial, which yields MAFISRKSFQLYSSSTPASRTALMTLSKRLDFISGQQKPQNCSSVATRMLCVKDKPQYTFCRKKHVQLQMQPLSVSETVHLYGDTRNCTKSNHVWMDEQLFFKKLDKLCTSKEIFYFLSSLGVMSDTMASGALQRISEVEVDDSGLKNPGLLENEVFRALCFQFEFESSKLSNRGLLNALQALIKLRIDPQSTLMTSLLSESEERLGRGQLTAENLCALGEGLLELEGPSCATLEQIVKHMQERDIERWSPREIVMVYKILQVTVREGKQCQNLLNRLNRVTLHTVSQLNPNFTSVILNSLVVLHQSRAVPLVTALCKHSVKHVPYFTDHELVNVLEAFLYFGQKVQIFTEALERHVPKSIHTMHPQTVSKVMQYCCKKMILSKPIFDAVAEGFISSAERLTTDQIAVYVIPFGTLNYLPPSASSLFRKLEAVLHTRLGHFQPHTLLNLLHSCVLIQRYPINFLPKIFSPYFLQKLQAQPPGLNRVVMSQLTQLFLTVTLECPFYEGPKLLSKYQVKACPTPQSSPDVHLFKSVKKGLLYLLKKRIYFASEVSTPYFYVVDIEIKLDEEGFVLPAAQLEEVHRRIALCVDGQNRFCADSHNLLGEEAIKQRHLQLLGYEVVQIPFFEIESLQNTRKMADYLHKKIFPCTYGLSN from the exons ATGGCTTTTATTAGCCGAAAAAGTTTCCAGCTGTATTCGTCCAGCACACCAGCAAGCAGGACTGCTTTGATGACCCTAAGTAAAAGGTTGGACTTCATCAGTGGGcagcaaaaaccccaaaactgtaGCTCCGTGGCCACGAGGATGTTGTGTGTCAAAGATAAACCTCAGTATACGTTTTGTAGGAAAAAACATGTACAACTGCAGATGCAGCCACTTTCTGTTAGTGAAACTGTGCATCTTTATGGAGATACCAGGAACTGTACTAAATCAAATCATGTGTGGATGGATGAACAATTGTTTTTCAAGAAATTGGACAAGCTTTGTACATCAAAagagattttttattttcttagctCTCTTGGGGTCATGTCTGACACTATGGCCTCAGGAGCACTGCAGAGGATTTCTGAAGTTGAGGTGGATGACAGTGGTCTTAAAAACCCTGGGCTGTTAGAGAATGAAGTTTTCAGGGCATTATGCTTCCAGTTTGAATTTGAATCCTCAAAACTGTCAAACAGGGGGCTGCTGAATGCATTGCAGGCTTTGATAAAGCTACGTATAGATCCGCAGAGCACGCTGATGACAAGCCTGCTTTCAGAGAGCGAGGAACGGCTTGGCAGGGGACAGCTGACTGCTGAAAATCTGTGTGCTCTTGGAGAGGGTTTGCTTGAGTTAGAAGGCCCAAGTTGTGCGACACTGGAACAAATTGTGAAACACATGCAAGAAAGAGACATTGAGAGGTGGAGTCCCAGGGAAATAGTGATGGTTTATAAGATACTGCAAGTGACGGTGAGGGAAGGGAAACAATGCCAAAACTTGCTAAACAGACTGAACAGGGTCACTTTACACACAGTTTCCCAGCTAAACCCAAATTTTACAAGTGTAATACTGAATTCACTGGTGGTTCTTCATCAGTCTCGGGCAGTCCCCTTAGTCACTGCACTGTGTAAACATTCAGTGAAGCATGTTCCTTATTTCACAGATCATGAACTGGTAAATGTACTGGAAGCTTTCCTATACTTTGGGCAAAAAGTGCAGATTTTTACAGAGGCACTGGAAAGACATGTCCCCAAGTCCATCCATACTATGCATCCTCAAACGGTCAGCAAGGTCATGCAGTATTGCTGCAAAAAGATGATCCTTTCAAAGCCCATCTTTGATGCAGTGGCAGAAGGTTTCATTTCCAGTGCTGAGAGACTTACCACTGACCAGATTGCTGTGTATGTTATCCCATTTGGGACTCTTAACTACCTGCCTCCAAGTGCTTCTTCCTTGTTCAGGAAGCTTGAAGCTGTGCTGCATACCCGCCTGGGGCACTTTCAGCCTCACACCTTGCTGAACCTGCTACACTCATGCGTCCTTATTCAACGATATCCAATAAATTTTCTGCCAAAAATATTTAGTCCCTATTTTCTGCAGAAGCTTCAAG CTCAGCCACCTGGTTTGAACAGAGTTGTTATGTCCCAGCTAACCCAGCTTTTTCTGACTGTCACCCTGGAGTGCCCATTTTATGAG GGTCCGAAACTCCTTTCAAAGTACCAAGTAAAGGCCTGTCCTACACCTCAAAGTTCTCCTGATGTTCACCTATTTAAAAGCGTGAAGAAAGGATTACtttatttacttaaaaaaagaatatattttgcaTCAGAGGTATCAACACCATATTTTTATGTAGTTG ATATTGAGATTAAATTAGATGAAGAAGGTTTTGTATTGCCTGCAGCCCAACTTGAAGAGGTACATAGAAG AATTGCCCTGTGTGTTGATGGTCAAAACAGATTTTGTGCTGATAGCCACAATCTGTTGGGAGAAGAAGCTATTAAACAGAGACATCTTCAGTTACTTGGTTATGAAGTTGTGCAG atTCCATTTTTTGAGATAGAAAGTCTacaaaataccagaaaaatGGCAGATTACctacacaaaaaaatctttccttgtACATATGGGCTCAGCAACTGA
- the CFAP90 gene encoding cilia- and flagella-associated protein 90 gives MAAPGPSTPGRTGTRLAQEALDKAPGRRRPALASFSAFSFVPPKREGPPELSYFSRPHKTGDFFTYDAIFKIPEGYNQYLPQCDRKHAKGRGLKIHEEEMERPVPVRTSSEYGKHVHKPLDPATREHVRVCSLHAAIYGEGSRPAH, from the exons ATGGCCGCTCCGGGCCCGAGCACGCCGGGCCGCACCGGGACCCGCTTGGCACAGGAGGCGCTCGACAAGGCGCCGGGGAGGAGGCGACCGGCTCTCGCTTCCTTCTCCGCCTTCAGCTTCGTCCCGCCCAAACGGGAAGGGCCTCCGGAGCTCAGCTATTTCAGCCGGCCGCACAAG ACAGGAGATTTTTTCACCTATGATGCCATTTTTAAGATACCAGAAGGTTACAACCAGTATCTTCCGCAATGTGACAGAAAACACGCAAAGGGTCGTGGCCTTAAAATTCATGAGGAG GAAATGGAAAGACCTGTTCCAGTGCGGACATCTTCAGAGTATGGGAAGCACGTACATAAGCCCTTAGACCCAGCAACCAGAGAGCATGTAAGGGTTTGCAGCCTGCACGCAGCAATCTACGGGGAAGGCAGTCGCCCTgctcattga